A genome region from Bufo gargarizans isolate SCDJY-AF-19 chromosome 2, ASM1485885v1, whole genome shotgun sequence includes the following:
- the LOC122926237 gene encoding olfactory receptor 1019-like has translation MYRKNQTTIKDFILLGYSGSPVLQHLLFVAFLLIYVTTMMGNISIVFAYRLTPSLHTPMYFFLANLSFLEICYISASVPKMLSNFLSTHKTISFSGCIIQMYCFLLLGGAECYLLAVMAYDRYNAICRPLVYGTIMNKRTCIQLVSVSWIVGAVNSLLHTVLTFSLSFCGNNKINHFFCDIPPIMQLACTPTDINEIVLLVACGCVIVSSFILTIMSYTHIISTVLNIKSTAGRKKAFSTCTSHLMVVTLFYGSAIFMYFRPKSSHSMDQDKVISALYAFIAPLFNPFIYSLRNSDVKAAVKKTVFVRLAVRNCVKSMFA, from the exons ATGTATAGAAAGAACCAAACTACAATCAAAGATTTCATCCTCCTGGGATATTCTGGATCTCCTGTTCTCCAGCATTTACTATTTGTTGCGTTCTTGCTCATCTATGTTACCACAATGATGGGTAATATATCCATAGTCTTTGCCTATAGACTTACTCCGTCTCTTCACACTCCGATGTACTTCTTTCTTGCCAATTTATCCTTCCTGGAGATCTGTTACATTTCTGCGTCTGTGCCCAAAATGCTATCCAACTTCCTATCGACCCATAAGACCATCTCGTTCTCAGGCTGCATCATACAGATGTACTGTTTTTTGCTCCTGGGTGGAGCAGAGTGTTACCTGCTAGCAGTGATGGCGTATGATCGTTATAATGCCATATGTCGCCCTCTGGTTTATGGGACCATTATGAATAAAAGAACATGCATTCAGCTTGTTTCCGTCTCATGGATTGTTGGCGCTGTAAACTCTTTATTACATACAGTTCTTACTTTTAGCTTGTCCTTCTGTGGAAATAACAAGATCAATCATTTCTTCTGTGACATCCCCCCTATAATGCAGCTGGCCTGTACACCGACGGACATAAATGAgattgtcctccttgtggcctgTGGTTGTGTCATTGTCAGTTCCTTCATATTAACCATTATGTCCTACACACACATCATCTCAACGGTTCTGAATATAAAGTCAACGGCTGGAAGGAAGAAAGCGTTCTCCACCTGCACCTCTCACCTGATGGTTGTGACTTTGTTTTATGGTTCtgctatttttatgtattttaggccCAAATCAAGTCACTCAATGGATCAAGATAAGGTCATATCTGCATTGTATGCCTTCATAGCTCCATTGTTCAATCCCTTCATCTACAGTCTTAGGAATAGTGATGTGAAGGCAGCTGTGAAAAAGA CTGTATTTGTTCGCCTAGCAGTGCGTAATTGTGTCAAGTCCATGTTTGCCTAG